One genomic window of Rhodothermales bacterium includes the following:
- a CDS encoding peptide chain release factor 3, with product MSTQHTRETNRRRTFAIISHPDAGKTTLTEQLLLLGGAIREAGEVKARKAARHAASDWMAIEQERGISVTSSVMKFGYKDLELNLLDTPGHQDFSEDTYRVLTAVDSALMVIDSVKGVETQTKKLMEVCRLRNTAILTFINKLDREGRDPLELISEIEQSLKIEAVLLTWPIGRGGLLKGTYNRYTHVVNLYPPHTSSSLTLRFKVDDLSDPRLDRALGSQADQLREDLELLEGAGGTFDVDAYLAGLQTPVLFGSAISGFGVDELLDTFVDIAPPPLPRPTTTRMVSPYEEAFSGVVFKIQANMDPNHRDRLAFLRVCSGKFERGIRLKHHRIGQDLRVANATIFMAQDRNGVDEAYPGDIIGIPNHGTIRIGDTFTEKEPLQFTGIPNFAPEHFRRARITNALRAKQLEKGLLHLIEEGAIQLFRPLHGQSYILGAVGPLQFDVVSTRLKHEYNVEVLMDAMSYQGARWIESEDKVALATFMREQEHNLARDTDGSLVYLSDNPWLLNRMIEKWPQITFRNSRESLVAS from the coding sequence ACGCAAGGCAGCGCGCCATGCGGCGAGTGATTGGATGGCGATCGAGCAAGAACGTGGCATCTCGGTAACGTCCTCCGTCATGAAATTCGGGTACAAGGACCTGGAGCTGAACCTGCTCGATACGCCGGGCCACCAGGACTTCTCCGAGGACACCTACCGCGTGCTCACGGCGGTCGACAGCGCGCTGATGGTCATCGACAGCGTGAAGGGTGTCGAGACCCAGACCAAGAAGTTGATGGAGGTCTGCCGGCTGCGCAATACGGCCATCCTCACGTTCATCAACAAGCTCGATCGCGAGGGGCGGGACCCCCTGGAACTGATCTCCGAAATCGAACAGAGCTTAAAAATAGAAGCCGTGTTGCTCACCTGGCCCATTGGCCGGGGGGGGCTGCTCAAAGGTACCTACAACCGCTATACCCATGTCGTCAACTTGTATCCGCCCCATACGTCCAGCAGCCTCACGCTCCGGTTCAAGGTGGATGATCTGAGTGACCCGCGTCTCGACAGGGCGCTTGGATCGCAGGCGGACCAGCTTCGCGAGGACCTGGAGTTGCTCGAGGGCGCCGGCGGGACGTTTGATGTGGACGCCTACCTGGCCGGCCTACAGACGCCGGTTCTGTTCGGCAGCGCCATCAGCGGCTTCGGAGTGGATGAATTGCTCGATACGTTTGTAGACATCGCTCCACCCCCGCTTCCCCGGCCCACCACTACCCGAATGGTCTCGCCTTATGAAGAGGCCTTCTCCGGCGTGGTCTTTAAAATCCAGGCGAACATGGACCCGAACCACCGGGACCGCCTCGCCTTCCTGCGCGTCTGTTCTGGCAAATTCGAGCGTGGCATCCGGCTCAAACATCACCGTATCGGACAGGACCTCCGGGTGGCGAACGCGACGATCTTCATGGCGCAGGACCGCAACGGGGTCGACGAGGCCTACCCGGGCGACATCATCGGCATCCCCAACCACGGCACCATCCGGATCGGCGATACCTTCACCGAAAAAGAGCCGCTCCAGTTCACGGGCATCCCCAACTTCGCACCCGAGCATTTCCGGCGGGCGCGGATCACCAACGCCCTCCGCGCCAAGCAGCTCGAAAAAGGCCTGCTACATCTGATCGAGGAGGGCGCCATCCAGCTCTTCCGCCCGCTCCATGGCCAATCCTACATTCTCGGCGCCGTCGGGCCCCTGCAGTTCGATGTCGTTTCCACCCGGCTGAAACACGAATACAACGTGGAGGTCCTGATGGACGCCATGTCCTACCAGGGCGCCCGGTGGATCGAAAGCGAAGATAAAGTGGCGTTGGCGACGTTCATGCGCGAGCAGGAGCACAACCTCGCGCGCGACACGGACGGCTCACTCGTCTACTTGTCCGACAACCCCTGGCTCCTCAATCGGATGATCGAAAAATGGCCTCAGATCACGTTCCGCAACTCGCGGGAGAGCCTCGTGGCGTCGTGA